One part of the Mangrovibacillus cuniculi genome encodes these proteins:
- a CDS encoding TVP38/TMEM64 family protein translates to MSILEQWTTLDPILVAIISILMNIIVSILGVVPSTFVTLGTVSALGVQASIPILIIGEALGAMASFILYRKGINLFREKQEKPVNNKFLRIVRDKEGAEAFFAVIILRLLPFVPSGLVALTAAFSKMGFLSFTIATTIGKIPSLFLEVGFVTVLQQLPTYLYVGTLVLLLVVSLLSFKAKRN, encoded by the coding sequence ATGAGTATTCTAGAACAATGGACCACACTAGACCCAATATTAGTGGCTATTATAAGTATCCTTATGAACATTATTGTATCCATTTTAGGAGTGGTTCCAAGTACATTCGTCACACTTGGCACCGTTTCTGCTCTCGGTGTACAAGCAAGTATCCCTATTTTAATTATTGGAGAAGCACTGGGAGCTATGGCGAGCTTTATCCTATATCGAAAAGGGATTAATCTCTTCCGTGAAAAGCAAGAAAAGCCTGTAAACAATAAATTTCTACGCATTGTAAGAGATAAAGAAGGTGCCGAGGCCTTCTTTGCCGTCATTATTTTAAGGTTACTACCGTTTGTACCATCTGGGTTAGTTGCTCTAACCGCTGCATTTAGTAAGATGGGATTTCTATCCTTCACGATTGCGACAACGATAGGGAAAATTCCATCCCTTTTCTTAGAAGTTGGATTTGTCACCGTTCTCCAACAACTGCCCACCTATCTTTATGTAGGGACCCTAGTACTCTTATTAGTAGTGAGTTTGTTATCCTTTAAAGCAAAAAGAAACTAA
- a CDS encoding DUF5667 domain-containing protein, translating into MNNKKLYQLATSGMITSALLLAAAGGTVSANENTSVEETEAIIVEGISQTDEVVEVPELEEEAPSLVPGKFFYFVKTFMENIRLAITNDDFKEAKLLAEFAAERIAEANALIADGKSEEAAELLEKALSMQEEASDLLEGTEEEVEQTPEEDTMEEETTEETEAVEGNTEEVTEEETAEEDTVEETEEEVTEEDTVKEEVRTMLGNNILALLAALEKVDNPTAQEALMKNIEKSFGKLEKKIEKIEKKEQKKMEEVEVELPEETTEEVITDEVETDEITEETVEEVVEETTEKDETVVTQPEKKQTGKAVAEEKKAEVKEKKEETKVKTEERRAEGKEKAEKNKQKNEDRKQDKHNSKSENDDEQEDKEDNEDNDSNRKGNGKGNGKDDE; encoded by the coding sequence ATGAATAATAAAAAACTATATCAATTAGCAACTAGCGGAATGATTACGTCAGCTCTATTATTAGCTGCTGCTGGTGGAACAGTTTCAGCAAATGAAAACACTAGTGTAGAAGAAACAGAAGCGATTATCGTCGAGGGTATCTCACAAACTGATGAAGTAGTAGAAGTTCCTGAATTGGAAGAAGAAGCACCTTCTCTAGTACCAGGAAAGTTCTTCTATTTTGTGAAAACGTTTATGGAAAACATTCGTCTTGCTATTACGAACGATGATTTCAAAGAAGCAAAACTATTAGCTGAATTTGCTGCAGAGCGTATTGCAGAAGCAAATGCATTAATTGCTGATGGGAAATCAGAAGAAGCTGCAGAGCTATTAGAAAAAGCTTTATCAATGCAAGAAGAAGCGAGTGACCTACTAGAAGGTACAGAGGAAGAAGTAGAGCAAACTCCTGAAGAAGACACTATGGAGGAAGAAACTACAGAAGAAACGGAAGCTGTAGAAGGTAATACAGAAGAAGTGACGGAAGAAGAAACTGCTGAAGAAGATACAGTAGAAGAGACAGAAGAAGAAGTAACAGAAGAAGATACGGTGAAAGAAGAAGTTCGTACAATGCTTGGAAACAATATTTTAGCGTTGCTTGCTGCTTTAGAAAAAGTGGACAACCCAACTGCTCAAGAAGCGTTAATGAAAAATATTGAGAAGAGCTTCGGTAAACTAGAGAAGAAGATCGAAAAAATCGAGAAAAAAGAACAAAAGAAAATGGAAGAAGTAGAAGTTGAACTTCCAGAAGAAACGACAGAAGAAGTTATTACAGATGAAGTAGAAACAGATGAAATAACAGAAGAAACGGTTGAAGAAGTAGTAGAAGAAACAACAGAAAAAGATGAAACTGTGGTAACACAACCAGAGAAAAAGCAAACTGGTAAAGCTGTTGCAGAAGAGAAAAAAGCAGAAGTGAAAGAGAAGAAAGAAGAAACAAAAGTTAAAACAGAAGAGAGAAGAGCAGAAGGTAAAGAAAAAGCTGAAAAAAACAAGCAAAAGAATGAAGATCGCAAACAAGATAAACATAACAGTAAGTCTGAAAATGATGACGAGCAAGAAGATAAAGAGGACAACGAAGACAATGATTCAAATCGTAAAGGAAATGGAAAAGGCAACGGTAAGGACGACGAATAA
- a CDS encoding ArsR/SmtB family transcription factor — MSQIIKKDSTCDTTCFNEELVKDLKDRVEEVNGVAELFKALADPTRMKIAYALTIEKELCVCDVANIIGSTTATASHHLRLLRDKGLAKFRKDGKMVYYSLDDDHIHQLVSIALIHSKEGVSHGEGNRK; from the coding sequence ATGAGTCAAATAATAAAAAAAGATTCCACATGCGATACTACATGCTTCAATGAAGAATTAGTAAAGGATTTAAAGGACAGAGTAGAAGAAGTAAATGGTGTAGCCGAATTGTTTAAAGCATTAGCAGACCCAACTCGAATGAAAATTGCTTATGCATTAACGATAGAAAAAGAACTATGCGTATGCGATGTTGCCAATATTATTGGATCTACAACAGCAACAGCTTCACACCATTTGCGTCTATTAAGAGATAAAGGGTTAGCGAAGTTTAGGAAAGACGGAAAAATGGTTTACTATTCACTAGACGATGACCATATTCACCAGCTCGTTTCCATTGCATTAATTCACTCTAAAGAAGGTGTAAGCCATGGCGAAGGAAATAGAAAATAA
- a CDS encoding S8 family peptidase: MKKKSRLLSTVVLGAALLFPSFSTVTEAKTFEPESNQEKFRVFITSTNSNEKAAAKGKFGVRWELDENTFSTSVNQAQYEALQKNKNLTVGKVSEVQVAAKPSTGTAAVADQTPWGIEAIYEDANITATSGGNNVRVAVLDTGVLTTHTDLKNNAEQCKDFTARSSSLINGKCEDRNGHGTHVAGTVLADGGDTGTGLYGVAPDAKLWAYKVLGNSGSGYSDDIAYAIRHAADEGKRLGVKTIISMSLGSAGKDTLISNAVTYAYSNGALVVAAAGNSGPNENTIGYPGALKDAVAVAALENTFENGTYRVADFSSRGVKATAGDYVIGEKDVELSAPGRNIFSTWSNGTYNTISGTSMATPHISGLAAKIWAENPSFTAQQLRTELQNRAKANDINGGLHAAAGDDIAAGFGFPTVK, translated from the coding sequence TTGAAAAAGAAATCAAGACTTTTATCTACTGTTGTACTAGGAGCTGCATTATTATTCCCATCATTCAGTACTGTTACAGAAGCGAAAACGTTTGAACCGGAAAGTAATCAAGAAAAGTTCAGAGTCTTTATTACCTCTACTAACTCGAATGAAAAAGCTGCTGCAAAAGGAAAGTTTGGCGTACGTTGGGAACTAGATGAAAATACATTTTCCACATCCGTCAATCAAGCGCAATACGAAGCGCTCCAAAAGAATAAAAATTTAACCGTGGGTAAAGTCTCTGAGGTGCAAGTCGCAGCTAAGCCATCTACTGGAACTGCTGCTGTTGCAGATCAAACACCTTGGGGAATTGAAGCTATATATGAAGATGCCAACATTACAGCGACTTCAGGTGGTAACAATGTCCGCGTTGCAGTTCTAGATACTGGCGTTTTAACCACACATACTGATTTAAAAAACAATGCTGAGCAATGTAAAGATTTCACTGCAAGATCTAGCTCATTAATTAACGGAAAATGTGAAGATAGAAATGGTCATGGTACGCATGTAGCAGGAACTGTTCTTGCTGATGGTGGTGATACAGGCACAGGATTATACGGTGTAGCACCTGACGCTAAGCTGTGGGCATATAAAGTACTTGGTAACAGTGGTTCAGGGTATTCCGATGACATTGCTTACGCTATCCGTCATGCTGCTGATGAAGGTAAACGTTTGGGCGTAAAAACAATTATCTCTATGTCTCTTGGTTCAGCTGGTAAAGATACCCTAATTTCTAACGCTGTTACTTACGCGTATAGCAATGGAGCTTTAGTGGTGGCTGCTGCTGGTAACTCTGGTCCTAACGAAAACACAATCGGCTACCCTGGGGCATTAAAAGATGCAGTAGCTGTTGCTGCTTTAGAAAATACATTTGAAAATGGTACTTATCGCGTTGCAGACTTCTCTTCTCGTGGTGTAAAAGCAACTGCTGGTGACTATGTAATCGGAGAAAAAGATGTGGAACTTTCTGCACCAGGTCGTAACATCTTCTCTACATGGAGCAACGGAACTTATAACACAATCAGTGGTACTTCCATGGCTACACCACATATCTCAGGATTAGCAGCAAAAATTTGGGCTGAGAACCCTTCTTTCACTGCGCAACAATTACGTACAGAACTTCAAAACCGTGCGAAAGCAAACGACATTAACGGTGGATTGCATGCAGCTGCTGGTGATGACATCGCTGCTGGTTTTGGTTTCCCAACTGTTAAATAA
- a CDS encoding thermonuclease family protein: MRGCLFVIVILILLLFLLQFPLIMIGIVITAWGIREWKASTRLQKKKTRSIVLIVLGITISLIGFATNGGDSTNDRKSEEVNFHNSTIEGPKGNVESEREAERKAQELIESPNLTERERQQLLDDLQLEAVTIDRVIDGDTVVTESGEKIRLIGVNSPESSNRIEEYGEKAKKYTTAMILGKEVFLQRDVSDRDRYDRQLRFIWLEIPKSVRNEQEIREHMFNADLLLNGYAEPSTFPPDVSYSKLFRKFAEEAREKEVGLWSIGPNGTTSGDFDQKAENGDFANCTELRKVYPNGVGKEHPSYNPKHDGDKDGWACE, encoded by the coding sequence ATGAGAGGATGTTTATTTGTTATCGTCATATTAATTCTTCTTCTGTTTCTCCTTCAATTTCCCCTTATTATGATCGGAATTGTCATTACGGCTTGGGGAATTAGAGAGTGGAAGGCTAGTACGCGTTTACAAAAAAAGAAAACGCGTTCTATTGTTCTCATTGTCCTTGGTATCACCATTAGTTTAATAGGTTTTGCAACCAATGGTGGCGACTCAACGAATGACAGGAAATCTGAGGAAGTAAATTTTCATAATTCTACTATAGAAGGTCCAAAAGGCAATGTGGAAAGTGAACGAGAGGCAGAAAGAAAAGCTCAAGAACTTATAGAGTCACCCAATTTGACCGAGCGTGAAAGGCAACAATTATTGGACGATTTACAACTAGAAGCAGTTACCATTGATAGAGTAATTGATGGTGATACAGTTGTGACAGAAAGTGGAGAAAAAATTAGATTGATCGGTGTGAACAGTCCGGAAAGTTCTAATCGCATAGAAGAGTACGGAGAAAAAGCTAAAAAATATACTACTGCAATGATCCTAGGTAAAGAAGTCTTCTTGCAACGAGATGTTTCTGATAGAGACCGATATGACAGACAACTTCGCTTCATTTGGTTGGAGATTCCGAAAAGTGTTAGGAATGAACAAGAAATAAGAGAACACATGTTTAATGCAGACCTGCTATTAAATGGATATGCAGAACCTTCTACTTTCCCACCCGATGTGTCGTATAGTAAATTATTCCGAAAATTTGCGGAAGAAGCTAGAGAAAAAGAAGTAGGGTTATGGTCAATTGGACCTAATGGAACAACTTCTGGAGATTTCGATCAGAAAGCGGAAAATGGAGACTTCGCAAACTGTACGGAACTTCGAAAAGTTTACCCTAATGGAGTAGGGAAAGAACATCCTTCCTATAATCCAAAACACGATGGTGACAAAGATGGATGGGCCTGTGAATAA
- a CDS encoding YdhK family protein, whose amino-acid sequence MKKYTLIGSLALSSILLLGACNNDEEVNEPEENAQQEDHSDMDHSGMDHSEMDHSSDGSIPEGLEEAENPTYEVGSKAKIQNAHMDEMEGVEATIVGAFDTTAYVITYTPTSGGPEVKDHKWVVQEELLNAPEAPIEPGTEVEINTDHMEGMMGATGVIEAAEETTVYMVDYTTTDGKEVKNHKWVTQEELTDL is encoded by the coding sequence ATGAAGAAATATACACTCATAGGAAGCTTAGCACTTTCTTCCATTCTTTTGTTAGGTGCTTGCAACAATGATGAAGAAGTAAACGAACCAGAAGAAAACGCTCAACAAGAAGATCACAGTGACATGGACCACAGTGGTATGGATCATTCGGAGATGGATCACTCTAGCGACGGCTCTATACCAGAGGGACTAGAAGAAGCGGAAAATCCTACATATGAAGTCGGATCCAAAGCAAAAATCCAAAATGCTCACATGGATGAAATGGAAGGTGTGGAAGCGACTATCGTTGGAGCTTTTGACACGACAGCCTATGTCATTACCTACACGCCAACTTCTGGCGGCCCTGAAGTGAAAGACCACAAATGGGTTGTGCAAGAAGAATTACTGAATGCTCCAGAAGCGCCAATTGAACCAGGCACAGAAGTAGAAATCAATACCGACCATATGGAAGGTATGATGGGAGCGACTGGTGTAATTGAAGCTGCAGAAGAAACAACTGTCTACATGGTAGATTACACCACAACGGATGGTAAAGAAGTGAAGAATCATAAGTGGGTAACACAGGAAGAATTGACGGATTTATGA
- a CDS encoding PAS domain S-box protein yields MIDEFLHQNPFESDDTIEVILTRLVGYLSEIFTEATVTTMIYDESSQTLNPGPGYEAFPNSYTKVASNLPLRMGGCGVAVAEKRVVIVEDTHKSEIWKPFVVHSDKVGVRAVWSVPIIFRDKIYGTFAIYHFAPYTPTELDIKLTILMSKQAITAISYVKQKELESMYTIIANKSKDIITITLSDGSLSYINPAAKKILGYSLEEVMGNNFDRFIYPEDREIVKEYRDKILQSDSNSSVEFRAFTKKGTLTWLETTSTAIYNKNGKLTQVVSTTRDIQERKFSEKALLHSEKLTTVGQIAAGIAHEIRNPLTSLKGFLQLLDAKNDITREYISIMSNELSHIELISNEMLILAKPQAKHFVYANLLEILESVLVLLDNQAILHNVEIKRNITCSPVVFCVPNELRQVFVNLIKNAMESMNKSGGSILINVQQTASLVTVEIVDSGEGITSEKLVQLGTPFYTTKEKGTGLGLLVTYKIIDQHNGSLVYESEVNVGTTARVTLPLHHQ; encoded by the coding sequence ATGATAGATGAATTTTTGCATCAAAACCCTTTTGAATCAGATGATACCATAGAGGTAATTCTTACAAGATTGGTAGGTTACTTGTCAGAAATATTTACAGAAGCTACCGTTACCACAATGATTTATGATGAATCGTCTCAAACACTTAATCCCGGACCAGGATATGAAGCGTTCCCAAATTCTTACACGAAGGTTGCTAGTAACCTCCCTTTACGAATGGGTGGATGTGGAGTTGCTGTAGCAGAAAAGCGCGTAGTAATAGTAGAAGATACACACAAAAGCGAAATATGGAAGCCTTTTGTCGTTCACAGTGATAAAGTTGGTGTTCGAGCTGTTTGGTCCGTTCCTATAATCTTCCGAGACAAAATTTATGGCACATTCGCCATCTACCACTTTGCCCCATATACACCTACAGAATTAGATATCAAGTTAACTATTTTAATGAGTAAACAAGCAATTACTGCCATCTCCTATGTAAAACAAAAAGAACTAGAAAGTATGTATACCATCATTGCTAATAAATCTAAAGATATTATAACGATCACGTTATCTGATGGTTCCTTATCCTATATCAACCCAGCAGCAAAGAAAATATTAGGCTATAGTTTAGAAGAAGTGATGGGGAATAACTTTGATCGGTTTATTTATCCGGAAGATCGAGAAATAGTAAAAGAGTATCGAGATAAAATCCTTCAATCAGATAGTAATTCCAGTGTAGAGTTTCGAGCATTTACGAAAAAAGGCACTTTAACTTGGTTGGAAACAACTTCTACAGCAATTTATAATAAGAACGGAAAGCTCACACAAGTTGTTAGTACCACAAGAGATATACAAGAGCGAAAGTTTTCTGAGAAAGCTTTATTGCATTCAGAGAAATTAACCACAGTTGGGCAAATTGCAGCCGGCATTGCGCATGAAATTAGAAATCCATTAACCTCCCTTAAAGGATTTTTACAATTACTAGATGCGAAAAACGATATTACAAGAGAATATATATCGATCATGTCAAATGAGCTAAGTCATATCGAACTGATTTCCAATGAGATGTTGATTTTAGCAAAGCCTCAAGCAAAACATTTTGTTTATGCCAACTTATTAGAAATTCTAGAAAGCGTTCTAGTCTTATTGGATAATCAAGCAATCTTACATAACGTCGAGATAAAAAGGAATATCACATGTAGTCCAGTAGTCTTTTGTGTACCTAATGAATTGAGACAAGTATTTGTGAATCTAATAAAAAATGCAATGGAATCAATGAATAAATCAGGTGGCTCCATTTTAATAAATGTTCAACAAACTGCTTCGTTAGTGACAGTGGAAATAGTGGATTCTGGTGAGGGAATAACGTCAGAAAAGTTGGTCCAGCTAGGCACTCCATTCTATACAACGAAAGAAAAAGGAACAGGACTAGGATTATTAGTTACCTACAAAATAATTGATCAGCACAATGGTAGTCTTGTGTATGAAAGTGAAGTGAATGTCGGAACTACTGCTAGAGTAACATTGCCGCTTCATCATCAGTAG
- a CDS encoding S8 family peptidase codes for MKSKLISSIVLGSLLTLSSFQPTVNAATADDSNTKEKFRVYIQTIDKKEKANAKEKYGVRWELDEKTFSTTVNQNQYEALKKNKNITINKVSEVHVDLIDLRPSAAAPTDQTPWGIEAMYEDANITATSGGKDVRVAVLDTGAKKDHQDLASRVEQCKDFTGFLFPLRNGSCSDLNGHGTHVAGTVLADGGSNKTGIYGVAPEASLWAYKVLGNTGSGFSDDIAYAIRHAADEGKRLGVKTIISMSLGSSGKDTLITDAVKYANANGALVVAAAGNSGPNENTIGYPGALPEAIAVAALENTFENGTYRVADFSSRGVKATAGDFSITEKDVELSAPGRNILSTWIDGGYNSISGTSMATPHVSGLAAKIWAQNPSLSAQQLRTELQNRAKANDINGGLHAAAGDDIASGFGFPTVK; via the coding sequence ATGAAATCAAAATTAATTTCTTCTATTGTACTTGGTAGTTTACTTACTCTTTCTTCTTTCCAGCCAACTGTAAATGCAGCGACTGCGGACGATAGTAACACAAAAGAAAAGTTTAGAGTTTACATTCAAACAATTGATAAAAAAGAAAAGGCCAATGCAAAAGAGAAATATGGTGTACGTTGGGAATTAGATGAGAAGACATTCTCAACAACTGTAAACCAAAATCAATATGAAGCGTTAAAGAAAAACAAGAATATTACAATTAATAAAGTATCCGAAGTACACGTTGATCTAATTGATTTAAGACCAAGTGCTGCTGCACCAACCGACCAAACTCCTTGGGGAATTGAAGCAATGTATGAAGATGCTAACATTACAGCTACTTCTGGCGGAAAAGATGTACGTGTTGCAGTATTAGATACTGGTGCTAAGAAGGATCACCAAGACTTAGCAAGCAGAGTGGAACAGTGTAAGGATTTCACTGGTTTCCTTTTCCCTCTTCGTAACGGTAGCTGTTCAGATTTAAACGGTCACGGAACACACGTTGCTGGTACGGTATTAGCTGATGGCGGCTCGAATAAGACAGGAATCTACGGTGTAGCACCAGAAGCAAGTCTATGGGCGTATAAAGTTTTAGGTAATACAGGCTCTGGTTTCTCTGATGACATTGCCTATGCTATCCGCCATGCTGCAGATGAAGGAAAACGTTTAGGAGTTAAAACAATCATCTCGATGTCGCTTGGTTCCTCTGGTAAAGACACGTTAATCACTGACGCAGTAAAATACGCTAACGCTAACGGTGCTTTAGTTGTTGCTGCTGCTGGTAACTCTGGTCCTAACGAAAATACAATCGGTTACCCTGGAGCACTTCCAGAAGCAATTGCCGTTGCTGCTCTTGAGAACACATTTGAAAATGGTACCTACCGAGTAGCAGATTTCTCTTCACGTGGTGTCAAAGCTACAGCTGGTGATTTCTCCATTACGGAAAAAGATGTAGAACTATCGGCACCAGGTCGAAATATCTTATCTACTTGGATTGATGGTGGATACAACTCCATCAGTGGAACTTCCATGGCTACTCCACACGTTTCTGGTTTAGCTGCAAAAATCTGGGCACAGAATCCATCTTTATCTGCACAACAATTACGTACAGAGCTACAAAATCGTGCGAAAGCAAATGATATCAACGGTGGATTACATGCAGCTGCTGGTGATGACATTGCATCTGGATTTGGTTTCCCAACAGTAAAATAA
- the tenA gene encoding thiaminase II, which translates to MTTFTKDLREKVAPIWEASFQHQFVKGIADGSLPVKNFRHYVMQDSYYLHHFAKVQALGAIKSDNMDTAQRFVTHASHTFEAELSLHQHFYELLDITEEEIQAFEPAPTAYAYTSHMYRAAEEGTLADLLAAILPCYWLYYEIGQKLQHAKPNHPIYDKWIATYASDWFGELVTEQINRLDELVGELSDHEKDRIEKHFVKSSYYELAFWEMSWSLESWDSLMNREVAQR; encoded by the coding sequence ATGACCACTTTTACAAAAGACTTACGAGAAAAAGTAGCACCGATTTGGGAAGCAAGCTTTCAGCACCAGTTTGTCAAAGGGATTGCAGACGGTAGTTTACCGGTAAAGAACTTTAGACACTATGTGATGCAAGATTCTTACTATCTACACCATTTTGCGAAAGTGCAAGCACTCGGTGCGATTAAATCAGACAATATGGATACTGCGCAGCGTTTTGTGACACATGCGAGTCACACATTTGAGGCAGAGCTTTCCTTGCATCAACATTTTTATGAACTATTAGATATTACAGAAGAAGAGATTCAAGCGTTTGAACCAGCTCCGACTGCTTACGCCTATACGTCCCATATGTATCGTGCCGCAGAAGAAGGGACGTTAGCGGATTTACTAGCAGCGATTTTGCCTTGCTACTGGCTGTATTATGAGATTGGCCAGAAGTTGCAACACGCAAAACCAAACCATCCAATCTATGATAAATGGATTGCAACCTATGCATCAGATTGGTTTGGTGAACTAGTGACAGAACAAATTAATCGTTTAGATGAGCTGGTAGGTGAGTTATCAGATCATGAGAAAGATAGAATAGAGAAACATTTCGTGAAGAGTAGCTATTACGAGTTAGCATTTTGGGAGATGAGTTGGTCATTAGAATCGTGGGATTCGTTGATGAATAGAGAGGTGGCACAACGATGA
- a CDS encoding heavy metal translocating P-type ATPase, whose translation MAKEIENKQETYRLQGLSCTNCAAKFEKNIRDISSVSDVQLNFGASKITVFGDATVEQLEKAGAFDGIKVYREQETNRKKTPLWQSKHVQQTFISFLFLLAGYVAFFSFGEESYWTIGLFALSIIIGGVSLFKEGLKNLVSIHFDMKTLMTIAVIGAALIGEWSEGAVVVFLFAISEALEQYSMDKARQSIRSLMDIAPKKAVVRRNGLEIELAREEMQIGDILLVKPGQKLAMDGEVVKGTSTINQSTITGESIPVSKKVGDEVYAGTLNEEGSLEVKITKRVEDTTIAKIIHLVEEAQAERAPSQAFVDKFAKYYTPAILVIAGMVATFPPLFFSGDWSEWIYRGLAVLVVGCPCALVISTPVAIVTAIGNAAKQGVLIKGGIHLEEAGRLKAIAFDKTGTLTKGQPEVTDIVLLDSSEVEVIKIAMAIEKYSQHPLASAILLKGEQLGIDQKELEAADFQSITGKGAKATVDGVEYLIGSPALFDEVPSEVLEKVTSLQEEAKTVLLLGTHQNVLAIIAVADQVRDTSKAVIKELSSIGIQETIMLTGDNSATGKAIGEKVGVTNVKAELLPQDKVTAVKALREKYGSIAMVGDGVNDAPALATSTVGIAMGGAGTDTALETADIALMADDLTKLPYTIGLSRKTLTIIKQNISFALLLKVAALLLIIPGWLTLWMAIFADMGATLLVVFNSMRLIGYRTKNK comes from the coding sequence ATGGCGAAGGAAATAGAAAATAAACAAGAAACGTACAGATTACAAGGGCTTTCCTGTACAAATTGTGCTGCTAAATTTGAGAAAAACATACGTGATATCTCCAGCGTGTCAGACGTTCAGCTGAATTTTGGAGCATCCAAAATTACGGTGTTCGGTGATGCAACGGTAGAACAGTTAGAAAAAGCAGGAGCGTTTGATGGGATCAAAGTGTACCGTGAACAAGAGACAAATAGGAAAAAAACACCTTTGTGGCAAAGTAAACATGTTCAACAAACATTTATCTCTTTCTTATTTTTACTAGCGGGTTACGTAGCATTCTTCTCTTTTGGAGAAGAGTCTTACTGGACGATAGGACTGTTCGCACTGTCTATTATTATCGGTGGAGTTAGCCTATTTAAGGAAGGGTTAAAGAATTTAGTCTCTATCCATTTTGATATGAAAACGTTAATGACGATAGCTGTAATAGGTGCTGCTTTAATTGGGGAATGGAGTGAAGGAGCAGTAGTGGTGTTCCTTTTTGCTATCAGTGAGGCACTGGAGCAATACTCTATGGATAAAGCAAGGCAATCCATTCGTTCACTAATGGACATAGCACCGAAAAAAGCCGTTGTCAGAAGAAACGGATTAGAGATTGAGCTTGCGCGAGAAGAGATGCAGATTGGAGATATTTTGTTAGTCAAGCCAGGACAAAAATTGGCGATGGACGGGGAGGTAGTGAAAGGAACGTCGACTATTAACCAATCCACCATAACGGGTGAGTCAATCCCCGTTTCCAAAAAAGTTGGGGACGAAGTGTATGCTGGTACTTTAAACGAAGAAGGCTCTTTAGAAGTGAAGATTACGAAGCGAGTGGAAGACACCACGATCGCTAAAATTATTCATTTAGTAGAGGAAGCACAAGCAGAACGTGCACCCTCACAGGCTTTTGTGGATAAATTTGCGAAGTATTACACCCCTGCTATACTAGTGATCGCTGGAATGGTAGCGACGTTTCCTCCTCTGTTTTTCAGTGGTGATTGGTCAGAGTGGATCTATAGGGGATTAGCGGTATTGGTAGTTGGTTGCCCATGTGCACTTGTCATTTCGACACCAGTTGCTATCGTAACAGCCATTGGCAACGCTGCGAAGCAAGGTGTATTAATTAAAGGCGGTATTCATTTAGAAGAGGCCGGTAGATTAAAAGCTATTGCGTTTGATAAAACAGGTACGTTAACAAAAGGACAGCCAGAAGTAACAGACATCGTGTTGTTAGATTCTTCAGAAGTAGAAGTAATCAAGATAGCGATGGCAATAGAAAAATACTCTCAACATCCTTTGGCATCAGCAATCTTGTTAAAAGGAGAACAGCTTGGTATTGACCAAAAAGAGTTGGAAGCTGCAGATTTCCAATCAATAACAGGTAAAGGTGCCAAGGCGACTGTTGATGGAGTAGAGTACTTGATTGGAAGTCCAGCGTTATTCGATGAAGTACCTTCGGAAGTGCTGGAGAAAGTAACGTCCCTGCAAGAAGAAGCTAAGACAGTGTTGTTGCTTGGAACACACCAAAACGTATTAGCCATCATCGCCGTAGCTGATCAGGTGAGAGATACTAGTAAGGCGGTTATTAAAGAGCTGAGCAGTATTGGTATTCAGGAAACAATCATGCTCACTGGAGATAATAGCGCAACTGGTAAAGCTATTGGAGAGAAAGTTGGCGTTACCAATGTGAAAGCGGAATTGCTTCCACAGGATAAGGTAACAGCTGTGAAAGCTCTGCGTGAAAAGTATGGAAGCATTGCAATGGTGGGAGATGGAGTGAATGATGCTCCAGCATTAGCTACCTCAACAGTGGGAATCGCAATGGGCGGCGCTGGAACTGATACAGCGCTTGAGACGGCAGACATTGCTTTGATGGCAGATGACTTAACGAAGCTACCGTATACGATTGGTCTAAGCAGAAAAACACTGACGATTATAAAGCAGAACATTTCTTTTGCCTTATTGTTAAAAGTGGCTGCACTGTTGTTGATCATACCAGGATGGTTAACACTCTGGATGGCCATCTTCGCAGACATGGGTGCGACATTGTTAGTAGTATTTAATTCGATGAGATTGATTGGATACAGAACGAAAAATAAATAG